From a single Molothrus ater isolate BHLD 08-10-18 breed brown headed cowbird chromosome Z, BPBGC_Mater_1.1, whole genome shotgun sequence genomic region:
- the LOC118699351 gene encoding receptor-type tyrosine-protein phosphatase alpha-like: MQHRLPPHPDTIISLLGKVETHHRQSQDGHILVTCWDGASRSGIFCAAGFLCEQIQSEGMVDVSQAVRMLKRRRRQFIKNVEQYGLCYELALSYLNSFETYGNFK, translated from the exons ATGCAGCATCGCCTTCCGCCACACCCTGACACCATCATCAGCCTGCTAGGGAAGGTGGAGACACACCATCGGCAGAGCCAGGATGGACACATCCTTGTCACCTGCTG ggatggagccagCCGGAGTGGGAtcttctgtgctgctggtttCCTGTGTGAGCAGATCCAAAGTGAGGGCATGGTGGATGTGTCCCAGGCTGTGAGGATGCTGAAGAGGAGGCGCAGACAGTTCATTAAAAATGTG GAACAGTATGGGCTCTGCTATGAACTAGCCCTCAGTTATTTGAATTCATTTGAAACCTACGGGAATTTCAAGTAG